Sequence from the Gemmatimonadota bacterium genome:
GGCCAAGGTCGGTCGCGGCACCCACACCACCGTCACGGCCACGATGATCCCGATGGCCGGGGGCGGCTTCGTGGTCGACACGCCGGGCTTCAGTGAAGTGGGGGTCTGGGACCTGGCGCGCGGCGAACTCGACTCCTGCTTTCCGGAGTTCCGCGAGTACGTCGGCAGCTGCAAATACGGCGACTGCCTCCACCGCATCGAACCCGGCTGCGCCATCCGTGCCGCCGTGGCGCGCGGCGACATTCCTGCCGCCCGCCACGATTCCTACCTCGCCATTCTCGCCGAACTCGAGGCACTCCCCGAGTCCTGGGAGTAGCAGCTACTTCGGCGCGAGGGCCGCGCCGCGGCGGCAGTCCGCCACCCCATCGAGTCCCGCCTCCGAACAGAGCGCCTCGCGCTTCGGGACGTCGGTCGGGAAGAGCACCACGATCTGCTCCCCCACCGCCACGAAGCACTGCGTCCGGTTCTTCCCGGGCGGCACGTCCTTGCAGAAGGCGATGCCATCTGCCGGCCTCGCCGTCACATCGATGTAGTTCTTCACCACACCGACGAAGCAGTACGGCTGGTAGGCCGGGTCACCATTGGTGCAGTAGGCGATCGCCTTGGAGTTCTTCTGCACCGCCATCCCGCTCGCGTTGGTGCCCAGACTTTGATAACAGTAGGAACGCCACTGACTGCCGACCTTGTCGCACGCGGCGGTGGCGAGCCCGAATCGCCCGCCGGTGTTCGCCAGGATGATGCCGCCCTGCAGCTGATAGCAGGCGCTCCGGTACTTCGGCTCGGTCGCCGAGCAGGGATAGAGCGCGTCGGTGGAATCGCGCATCTTGAAGGTGATCGCGGCCACCGAAGGCGCATGCTTCATCCCCGGCATGTCCCCATGGGCGGAGTGGTCGACCTTGGCGTTCGCCTCGCTCGCCTTCTCAAGTGCGCGCACCGAAACGTGATGGTGGCCGCCACTCATCGACGCGATCGCGTTCTCCATGAAGGCCCCACCATAGCAGGCCTGCCGATCCCAACCGTTGGCCAGCCAATCACACCGCGTGAGCGCGGCGGGCAGCTCCCAGTTGAGCGCCATCTCGAAGCCGTGCCCGAGGCCGTGGACGCACTGGAAGCGGAGCCAGAGATCCTTCACGTCCGACGCGATCGCGTCGCAGATCGTCACCGCCTTGACCGAGTCGAGTGAGCCCTCGGCGGTCAGGTAGGACTGGATCACACCGTGGTAGCAGCCGGACTGGTAGAGGCCATTGCAGCCGCGGAAGACCTTCGCCACGTCATCACCGGGCTGCCATGCGCGGATCCCGATCACGTGCGTGTAGCCGTGGCCTTCGCGTTCGACATCCTCATGGCCCTTGCCGAGTTGCGCCAGCGCGCCCAGCGCCATGCCGGTGCGGCCATTGGCCGCCAGCCCGACGAAGAAGTCCTCCAGGCAGGTGCGGCGCACTTCGGTCGAGTCCGACTGGCACTGACGATGGGCGAGTGTCGCCAGGCCGGTGCTATCCCCGCGAGTCGCGAGGGTATCGATGGTGGCACTGAGCGCCGTCGGGCTGAGTGGCGGCTTCTGGGCCGCGCAGGCCGCACCGATCAGGCACGCGACCAGCGCCAGCATTGGGGTCCACACTGCTCGGCTCTCGCTTCTCGCTTCTCGCGTCACGTTGCCTGCTCCTCGTTGGTCTTCTTTGTCCATCGATCGGCATCCCGCGTCTCCACCTTCGCCATCATCGCGTCGAACGCCGCCTGCAGATCGATCCCCTCGCGGTTCGCCATGCAGATCAGCACGAAGAGGATGTCGGCCATCTCCATGCCAAGGTTGCCCTCCGCCTCCTCGGGCTTCTTGGTCTTCTGGCCGAAGCGGTGGTTCACCTCGCGCGCCAGCTCGCCCACCTCTTCGCTGAGGCGCGCCATGTTGGTCAGCGGATGGAAGTAGCCCTCCTCGAACTGGGCGATCCAGGCGTCGACGCGCCGTTGGGAGTCGGTCAGGGACATGGATGGTGGGGGTGAGGGGAAGACGGCGAACAGCGAACGGCGAACGGGGGGAAACGTACCCGCGGAAGGGGTGAGGCGAAACGCGTTGCGTCCCAACTCCCGTTCACCGGTCACTGGTCACTGGTCACTGGTCACCCCTCACCCCTCACCCCTCACCCCTCACCTATACTTCCCCCGCCAAACCAACCCGCCGTCCCCAACGGAGACCCTTGATGCGTTCTCGGGATCGAATTCTCAACAACCTCGAGCAGATCTACCGCGAGTCGTACGACTTCGCCAAGGGTGCCGAGGCGACCACCCGGATGGCCGACCTCGACAACGCCTACATGCGCGACCAGCTGATGCTCGAGATCCTCCTCGACATCCGCGACCTCTTTGCCGTGACCCCGGCCGCCCCGACGACCTCCGGCCAGACCGCCCTGGAGAAACTGGCCGCGCTGAAACGGCTGGCGGGACGGTAGCGACCAGGCGGCGACCGCGAACGGGTCGCGGTTGCCGGCCGCCTTTCAGCAGCGACGATCTTTCCCCCCCATGGCTACTCGAACCCCTGCCCGCTCGCGGTCCGCCACCAAGCTCGACAAGGCCGACCTGCTTGAGTTCTACCGGTTGATGCTCCTCTCCCGGCGGCTCGACGACAAGGAAATCCAGCTCAAGCGCCAGAATCGGATCTTCTTCCAGATCTCCGGCGCCGGGCACGAAGCGGTCCTGGTGGCGGCGGCGAAGGTGTTCCGCGCCGCCCACGACTGGTTCTACCTCTACTACCGCGACCGCGCCTTCTGCCTCGGCCTCGGCATGACCGCCACCGAGCAGCTCCTCTCGGCCGTCGCGGCCGCCGAGGACCCGAACTCCGGTGGCCGGCAGATGCCGTCGCACTGGGGGCACAAGGAGCTCAACATCGTCTCGACCTCCTCGCCGACCGGGACCCAGTTCCTGCAGGCGGTGGGCGCGGCCGAGACCTGGCTCCGCGCCTCCGCCGACGAGCGGCTGAGCGAGCTGACCCGCGGCGATGAGGTGGTCCTCTGCACCACCGGCGACGGCACCACCAGCGAGGGTGAGTTCTGGGAAGCGATGAATTCCGCGTGCAACCTCAAGTTGCCGGTGGTCTTCCTGGTCGAGGACAACGGCTACGCGATCTCCGTCCCGGTCTCGGTGCAGACCGCCGGCGGGTCGATCTCGAAGCTCTTTGCCTCCTTCCCGAACCTCTTGATCGTCGAGGTCGACGGCTGCGATCCGGTGGCCTCCCATGAGGCGATGCAGAAGGCGCACGACTAC
This genomic interval carries:
- a CDS encoding nucleotide pyrophosphohydrolase — translated: MSLTDSQRRVDAWIAQFEEGYFHPLTNMARLSEEVGELAREVNHRFGQKTKKPEEAEGNLGMEMADILFVLICMANREGIDLQAAFDAMMAKVETRDADRWTKKTNEEQAT